CGTCCCGACCTGAAGGTGATCGTCGTCACCGGCGACGGCGACGCCACCGCGATCGGCGGCAACCACTTCATCCACGCCGCGCGCCGCAACATCGACATCACCGTGCTGCTCTACAACAACTGGATCTACGGCATGACGGGCGGGCAGGTCTCGCCCGCCACGCCGACCGGCAAGAAGGCGGCGACCGCCCCCTTCGGCTCGATCGAGCCGAACTTCGACATCGTCCAGCTCGCGAAGGGCGCCGGCGCGTCGTTCGTCGCGCGGGAGACGATCGCGCGGCCGCTGGTCCTCGACAAGGTGATCGAGAAGGCGATCGGCAAGAAGGGCTTCTCGCTGGTCGAGGTGATGACCCCCTGCCCGACGACGTACGGCCGCCGCAACAAGGCCGGCGACGGCGTGCAGATGACCGAGTGGCTCAAGGCCCACACCGTCTCGATCCCCAAGTCGG
The bacterium DNA segment above includes these coding regions:
- a CDS encoding 2-oxoacid:ferredoxin oxidoreductase subunit beta; translation: MNYEKYLRMDKFPMIFCPGCGDGIILKAILRAIDRLGLDKDNVMVVSGIGCSSRSSGYVDFNTLHTTHGRALTFATGIKMVRPDLKVIVVTGDGDATAIGGNHFIHAARRNIDITVLLYNNWIYGMTGGQVSPATPTGKKAATAPFGSIEPNFDIVQLAKGAGASFVARETIARPLVLDKVIEKAIGKKGFSLVEVMTPCPTTYGRRNKAGDGVQMTEWLKAHTVSIPKSEELTPEERREAVVCGVFVDEDRAEYTEQYAQLVERVRK